GAGGCCGTTTGCCGACACCATCATGAACATGCCGAGCGTGGCGAGGATGATGAGGACCGGATATTCAAAGCGGTCCATGCCTTCGCGGCGGATGAAGGTGAGCGACATGACGATGGCAGCAGCGGCGGCGAGCAGGATCAGGAGCTTCATGAACTTGGTGAAGCCGTCGATAACGAACATGCCGCCGAAGGTTTCCACATAGGCGTTCGGCTCGATGATGAGGAAGGCGCCGACGAGCGCGAAGAGAGCGAGCGCGCCGAGGCTTGTCTCGCGTGCGTCACAATCCTTGCGGAAGACACCATACATAAGCAGCGCCATGGCGCCGACGGCCAGGAGAATTTCCGGCAGGGCGGGCAAAAATTCCGGAACGGTGGAGATTGCGTTTTCCATGTTCTTCTATCCTCGGCCTTCCGCCTAGTTTCCGGTCAGCAGGCTTGCGACCTGAGACATCATGCCCGGCCCTTCGGCGGAGCGGTACGCCTCGACGGCGGCCGTGTAATTCGTCACGAGATTTTCAACCGAGACCGCCGTTACATCCATGATCGGCGAGGGATAGACGCCGAAGAAGATGGTGGCGGCGAGAAGCGGCGCGATGGTGATGACCTCGCGGCGGTTCAGATCGGCGATGGATTTGAGCGAGTCCTTCTCCAGCACGCCGAAGATGATGCGCCGATAGAGATAAAGCGCGTAACCCGCAGCGAGGATGACGCCGGTGGCGGCGATGGCGGCTACCCAGGTGTTGACCTTGAAGACGCCGAGGATCGTCAGGAACTCGCCGATGAAACCGCTGGTGCCCGGCAGGCCGACATTCGCCATGGTGAAGACCATGAAGGCGACGGCATAGAGCGGCATACGATTGACGAGCCCGCCATAGGCCGCGATCTCGCGCGTATGGATACGGTCATAGATGACACCGACGCAGAGGAAAAGCGCGCCGGAGACCCAGCCGTGGGAAAGCATCTGGAAGATGCCGCCCTGCACGCCCTGCTGGTTGGCGGCGAAGATACCCATCGTCACGAAGCCCATATGCGCGACTGACGAATAAGCGATCAGCTTTTTCATATCCTCCTGCACCAGCGCAACGAGCGACGTATAGACGATCGCTATGACGCTGAGGCCGAAGACGAGCCAGGCAAGATCGGCGGAGGCGACCGGGAACATGGGCAGCGAGAAACGCAGGAAGCCGTAGCCGCCCATCTTGAGCAGGATGCCCGCCAGGATGACGGAGCCCGCTGTCGGCGCCTCCACATGCGCATCCGGCAGCCAGGTGTGGACCGGCCACATCGGCATCTTCACCGCGAAGGAGGCGAAGAAGGCGAGCCATAGCCAGAACTGCATACCGGCCGGGAAGTCATGTTCCAGCAATACGGGGATGCTGGTGGTGCCGGCACTCCAGTACATCGCCATGATGGCGAGCAGCATCAGCACCGAGCCGACGAAAGTGTAGAGGAAGAACTTGAAGCTCGCATAGATGCGGCGCGCGCCGCCCCAGACGCCGATGATGAGGAACATCGGGATGAGGCCGCCTTCAAAGAAAAGATAGAAGAGCACCAAATCCAGCGCGCAGAAGACGCCGATCATCAGCGTCTCCAGCACGAGGAAGGCGATCATGTATTCCTTCACGCGCGTATTTATGGATGTCCAGCTGGCGAGAATGCAGGCGGGCATCAGGAAGGTCGTCAGGATGACGAAGAGCATCGAGATGCCGTCGACCCCCATATGGTAGTTGATGGCGCCGCCGAGCCACTCCGTCTGCTGGACGAACTGGAAATCGGCCGTGGTGGGATCGAACTTCCACCAGATGTAGAGCGAGACGAGGAAGGTGGCGCCCGTAGTCCACAGCGCGACGTAGCGCGCATTGCGGGCGACGGTCGCCTCGTCGCCGCGCGTCGCCAGAATGACGAGCGCGCCGATGAGCGGCAGGAAGGTGATGAGCGAGAGAATATTGCCGTCGGTCATCAGTGCGTTCCCCCGACCATGAACCAGGTCACCAGGCCCGCGACGCCGAGCAGCATGGCGAAGGCATAGTGGTAGAGATAGCCGCTCTGAAGACGGACCACGCCGCGCGAAATGTCGAGCACGCGGGCGGAGATGCCATCGGGGCCGAGACCATCGATGATGCGGCCGTCACCCTGCTTCCAGAAGATACGGCCGAGCGCAAAAGCGGGACGGACGAAGATGAAGTTGTAGATCTCGTCGAAGTACCACTTGTTGAGCAGGAACTGATAGAGCGAGTCATGCGTGCGGGCGAGCTGCCTGGGCATATCCGGCCGCGCGATGTAGAAGAGCCAGGCGGTGGCGAAACCGAGGATCATCATGAGCGTGGGCACGAAGGGCACCCAATCCGGTACGTCGTGGAACGCATGCATGATGTGGTTTTCAGCGCCGCGATAGATTGCCTCGAGCCAGAATGCTTCATGCGCATGGCCGATGAAGAGCGGCGCGAAGACGGCACCGGCGCCGAGCGCGCCGACGGCGAGCACCACAAGCGGCACCAGCATGACGAGCGGCGACTCGTGCACGTGGCTCAGGGTTTCGTTCGAGGCGCGGCTTGTCCCATGGAAGGTCATGAAAATCAGGCGCCATGAATAAAACGAGGTGAGGAGCGCGGCGGCAACCGTCAGCGTGAAGGCATACATATGCGCGGCGTTGTGGCCGGCATAGGCGGCTTCGATGACGGCATCCTTGGAATAGTAGCCCGCGGTGAAGGGGAAGCCCGTCAAGGCAAGCGTACCGATCACCATCATGATCCATGTGACGGGGATGAGCTTGTAGAGCCCGCCCATTTTCCGCATGTCCTGTTCGTCGCTCATGGCGTGGATGACGGAGCCGGAACCGAGGAACAGCAGCGCCTTGAAGAAGGCGTGGGTGAAGAGGTGGAACATCGCCACCTCGTAGGCGCCGACGCCGACGGCCACGAACATGTAGCCGAGCTGCGAACAGGTCGAATAGGCGATGACGCGCTTGATGTCGTTCTGCACCAGGCCCACGGTGGCGGCGAAGAAGGCTGTCGTTGCGCCGATCACAGTGACGAAGGTGAGCGCCGTGGCCGAGAATTCAAAGATGGGTGACAGGCGGGCGAGCAGGAAGACGCCGGCCGTGACCATCGTCGCGGCATGGATGAGCGCGGAAACGGGGGTCGGGCCTT
Above is a window of Parvibaculum lavamentivorans DS-1 DNA encoding:
- a CDS encoding NADH-quinone oxidoreductase subunit M, with the protein product MTDGNILSLITFLPLIGALVILATRGDEATVARNARYVALWTTGATFLVSLYIWWKFDPTTADFQFVQQTEWLGGAINYHMGVDGISMLFVILTTFLMPACILASWTSINTRVKEYMIAFLVLETLMIGVFCALDLVLFYLFFEGGLIPMFLIIGVWGGARRIYASFKFFLYTFVGSVLMLLAIMAMYWSAGTTSIPVLLEHDFPAGMQFWLWLAFFASFAVKMPMWPVHTWLPDAHVEAPTAGSVILAGILLKMGGYGFLRFSLPMFPVASADLAWLVFGLSVIAIVYTSLVALVQEDMKKLIAYSSVAHMGFVTMGIFAANQQGVQGGIFQMLSHGWVSGALFLCVGVIYDRIHTREIAAYGGLVNRMPLYAVAFMVFTMANVGLPGTSGFIGEFLTILGVFKVNTWVAAIAATGVILAAGYALYLYRRIIFGVLEKDSLKSIADLNRREVITIAPLLAATIFFGVYPSPIMDVTAVSVENLVTNYTAAVEAYRSAEGPGMMSQVASLLTGN
- the nuoL gene encoding NADH-quinone oxidoreductase subunit L; protein product: MYSAIVFLPLLGFLVAGIFGRWLGPRGAQIVTSGLLVISALLSVAALVSVGLGGETERVQVMTWIDSGDFEADWRLRIDTLTAVMLVVVTSVSALVHIYSIGYMSHDPHQPRFFAYLSLFTFAMLMLVTADNFIQLFFGWEGVGLASYLLIGFWYQRPSANAAAIKAFVVNRVGDFGLILGIATLFFTIGSVDFDTVFKAIPEIADSTFSFLGYDVPVVTTACLLLFMGAMGKSAQFLLHTWLPDAMEGPTPVSALIHAATMVTAGVFLLARLSPIFEFSATALTFVTVIGATTAFFAATVGLVQNDIKRVIAYSTCSQLGYMFVAVGVGAYEVAMFHLFTHAFFKALLFLGSGSVIHAMSDEQDMRKMGGLYKLIPVTWIMMVIGTLALTGFPFTAGYYSKDAVIEAAYAGHNAAHMYAFTLTVAAALLTSFYSWRLIFMTFHGTSRASNETLSHVHESPLVMLVPLVVLAVGALGAGAVFAPLFIGHAHEAFWLEAIYRGAENHIMHAFHDVPDWVPFVPTLMMILGFATAWLFYIARPDMPRQLARTHDSLYQFLLNKWYFDEIYNFIFVRPAFALGRIFWKQGDGRIIDGLGPDGISARVLDISRGVVRLQSGYLYHYAFAMLLGVAGLVTWFMVGGTH